One window of Pseudomonas sp. FP198 genomic DNA carries:
- a CDS encoding Wzz/FepE/Etk N-terminal domain-containing protein: protein MNPKENYLHEFFRIFFANKQWVKRIFLIFAVIALVLPLMLKQSFDITAQVIVQSKKLSQGDATTSLNQENATFIPPSLADMETESNILRSPALIRQTIQTLRDQGEYTPSPGILNKWVSEPLKRYITQPLREYVVNPLRDGLGLEVDPVRDTMLDTLTDQAIENLKIETLPGSNVISIVYSFGDPAQGTRFVAQLLKNYLTGRQELQSIELPQTFYEQKKAQYQTRLDGLEDKRLGLLEGIGSSDPKEEVTFRLNAINTEEQALNLYQDRLLQSQRWLDYLKSSLAATTSSRFNDYTFPFTFTTTVDNIAFEDREIRQLGEQLTGQVSRYMNDLAIFQPGSEPMLLAREQIVRTRQQFLKVVTNRIQERTTDLAVVSSVIEQKKARIGAFKERIHQLQETQSKLRQMDTEINALHAAFSTYAQRFAEASTARSLDNDLSNARVLSPPFEPTAAAFPKPMLIIVFGLFSGLLLAIALVYVREFFDHRFKHPAQITQQLDLPVLLVINEQSPEQVNPHRNWSLPSLVHWVRN from the coding sequence ATGAACCCCAAGGAAAATTATCTGCACGAGTTTTTCAGGATCTTCTTTGCCAACAAGCAATGGGTGAAGCGCATCTTCCTGATTTTCGCCGTGATCGCCCTGGTGCTGCCATTGATGCTCAAGCAGAGCTTCGATATCACCGCCCAGGTGATCGTCCAGTCGAAAAAACTCTCCCAGGGCGACGCCACCACGTCGCTGAACCAGGAAAACGCCACGTTCATCCCGCCGTCCCTGGCGGACATGGAAACCGAGAGCAATATCCTCCGCTCGCCGGCGTTGATTCGCCAGACCATCCAGACCCTGCGCGACCAGGGCGAGTACACGCCAAGCCCAGGCATCCTCAACAAATGGGTCAGCGAGCCGCTCAAGCGCTACATCACCCAGCCGCTGCGTGAGTATGTGGTCAACCCGTTGCGCGACGGCCTGGGGCTTGAGGTCGATCCGGTGCGCGACACGATGCTCGATACGCTGACCGACCAGGCCATCGAGAACCTGAAGATCGAAACCCTCCCCGGCTCCAATGTCATCTCCATCGTCTACAGCTTCGGTGACCCGGCCCAGGGCACGCGGTTCGTCGCGCAACTGCTGAAGAACTACCTCACCGGCCGCCAGGAACTGCAATCGATCGAACTGCCGCAGACCTTCTACGAGCAGAAAAAAGCCCAATACCAGACGCGTCTCGACGGCCTGGAAGACAAACGACTCGGGCTGCTCGAAGGCATCGGTTCGTCCGATCCGAAGGAAGAAGTCACGTTCCGCCTGAACGCCATCAATACCGAAGAGCAGGCGCTGAACCTCTATCAGGATCGCCTGCTGCAAAGCCAACGCTGGCTCGACTACCTCAAGAGCAGCCTGGCGGCGACGACCAGCTCGCGGTTCAACGACTACACCTTCCCGTTCACCTTCACCACCACGGTGGACAACATCGCCTTCGAGGACCGGGAAATCCGCCAGTTGGGTGAGCAACTGACCGGCCAGGTCAGCCGCTACATGAATGACCTGGCGATTTTCCAGCCCGGCAGCGAACCGATGCTGCTGGCCCGGGAGCAGATCGTGCGCACCCGCCAGCAGTTCCTGAAAGTGGTGACCAACCGCATCCAGGAACGCACCACCGATCTTGCGGTGGTCAGCTCGGTGATCGAGCAGAAAAAAGCGCGCATCGGGGCCTTCAAGGAGCGCATCCATCAGTTGCAGGAAACCCAGAGCAAGCTGCGGCAGATGGACACCGAGATCAACGCTCTGCATGCGGCGTTCTCCACCTACGCCCAGCGATTCGCCGAAGCCAGTACCGCCCGCTCGCTGGACAACGACCTGTCCAACGCGCGGGTCCTGAGCCCGCCTTTCGAACCGACCGCCGCGGCATTTCCCAAGCCGATGCTGATCATTGTGTTCGGCCTGTTCAGCGGGCTGCTGCTGGCCATCGCCCTAGTCTACGTGCGTGAGTTCTTCGACCATCGCTTCAAGCATCCGGCGCAGATCACCCAGCAACTGGATCTGCCGGTGTTGCTGGTGATCAACGAGCAGTCACCCGAGCAGGTCAATCCGCATCGCAACTGGAGCTTGCCCAGCCTTGTCCATTGGGTGAGAAATTGA
- a CDS encoding glycosyltransferase yields the protein MKRVSIVIPMYNEARHIGRTLLAAQEAARHAQLECELIVVDNGSDDHGPRIANELGARVLIVPGVHIGALRNRGAAAASGDWLAFIDADIEMPADWLRLLIEIEGRQGDVLGLDLDTPEQAPWFARAWQRRGQRPGSRPLHRVQWLPSANLLMRRAWFDRVDGFDETLRTGEDKDFSLRLRQAGAQLLLVSESLALHWGYEGSWREWMSKELWRQGSHWQLLRSHGPSLRLLRFPALSIGAWGLDFVALVALFQGQPRLGLMLLLISTLPALVLSLRQSQRDLRLTLQLWALHGVRLHLTGAALLLNLFQWNVRRPARG from the coding sequence ATGAAACGCGTGAGCATTGTGATCCCGATGTACAACGAGGCCCGGCACATCGGCCGCACCTTGCTGGCGGCGCAAGAAGCGGCGCGCCACGCGCAGCTGGAGTGCGAGCTGATCGTGGTCGACAACGGCTCGGACGACCATGGCCCGCGCATTGCCAACGAATTGGGCGCACGGGTGCTGATCGTGCCCGGCGTGCACATCGGCGCCCTGCGCAATCGTGGCGCGGCGGCCGCCAGCGGCGACTGGCTGGCGTTCATCGATGCCGACATCGAAATGCCCGCCGACTGGCTCAGGTTGTTGATCGAAATCGAAGGTCGCCAGGGCGATGTGCTCGGTCTCGACCTGGATACGCCCGAGCAGGCGCCGTGGTTCGCCCGGGCCTGGCAGCGGCGCGGCCAACGCCCGGGGTCGCGTCCGCTGCACCGGGTGCAATGGTTGCCCAGCGCCAATCTGCTGATGCGTCGCGCCTGGTTCGATCGCGTCGATGGCTTCGATGAAACCCTGCGCACCGGTGAGGACAAGGATTTTTCCCTGCGCCTGCGCCAGGCCGGAGCGCAGTTGTTGCTGGTGAGCGAAAGCCTCGCCTTGCACTGGGGTTACGAAGGCAGCTGGCGCGAGTGGATGAGCAAGGAACTGTGGCGCCAGGGCAGTCACTGGCAGCTGCTGCGCAGCCACGGGCCGAGCCTGCGGCTGTTGCGCTTCCCCGCCTTGTCCATCGGTGCCTGGGGCCTGGATTTCGTGGCGCTGGTCGCGCTGTTCCAGGGCCAGCCGCGCCTGGGGCTGATGCTGCTGTTGATCAGCACATTGCCGGCCCTGGTTCTGAGCTTGCGCCAGAGCCAGCGCGACCTGCGCCTGACCTTGCAACTGTGGGCCCTGCATGGGGTGCGCCTGCACCTGACCGGCGCGGCGCTGTTGCTCAATCTTTTTCAATGGAACGTCAGGAGACCTGCCCGTGGCTGA
- a CDS encoding glycosyltransferase — translation MAEFFYWSCLLLPVYAYLGYPLLLTLLAPLFPLRRYTTAVPMDVSIVIAAHNEARHIEEKLRTLLAQDYRARSLQIILASDGSTDDTVACARKVSDPRISVLDLPRQGKAAALNTGVAHSSGEILVFTDADNQWAHDTLGHLLAPLADPEVGACAGHMEIPVPGKGLSLGDSLYRHYEGWLRRVESRTGCMVSADGALLALRRELFQAIPAQVNDDFFLSTCAPVAGKAIVYAPLARVTDQGVDEADKQFRRRQRVTVGGLQSLAQRRELLNPLRHGLYAIGLISHKLIRRLAPVLLVPLLLSNAWLWSEHGFYRLSLVAQLLGYAIALIGLLDVGHRLPRPFRLAAFVLVTLAGMSIGLWQFLRGHRYSQWNPEQNR, via the coding sequence GTGGCTGAGTTTTTCTATTGGTCTTGCCTGTTGCTGCCGGTGTACGCGTACCTCGGCTACCCGCTGTTGCTGACCTTGCTGGCGCCGCTCTTTCCGCTACGGCGCTACACCACGGCAGTGCCGATGGACGTGAGCATTGTGATTGCCGCCCACAACGAGGCGCGGCACATCGAAGAAAAATTGCGCACGCTGCTGGCTCAGGATTATCGCGCGCGCTCGCTGCAAATCATCCTCGCCAGCGACGGTTCCACCGATGACACGGTGGCCTGCGCACGCAAGGTCAGCGATCCGCGGATCAGCGTGCTCGACCTGCCGCGCCAAGGCAAGGCTGCCGCCCTCAACACGGGCGTGGCCCACAGCAGCGGCGAAATCCTGGTGTTCACCGATGCCGACAATCAATGGGCCCACGATACCCTCGGCCATCTGTTGGCGCCGCTGGCCGACCCGGAAGTCGGCGCCTGCGCCGGGCACATGGAAATCCCCGTGCCAGGCAAGGGCCTGAGCCTGGGCGACAGCCTGTATCGGCACTACGAAGGCTGGCTGCGTCGGGTCGAGAGCCGCACCGGCTGCATGGTCTCCGCTGACGGTGCTCTGCTGGCCCTGCGCCGGGAGTTGTTCCAGGCGATACCGGCGCAAGTCAACGACGACTTTTTTCTCAGCACCTGTGCGCCGGTGGCCGGCAAGGCGATCGTCTACGCCCCGCTCGCCCGAGTGACCGACCAGGGCGTGGACGAAGCCGACAAACAGTTCCGCCGGCGCCAGCGGGTCACCGTCGGTGGGTTGCAGAGCCTGGCCCAGCGCCGCGAACTGCTCAATCCCTTGCGGCATGGGCTCTACGCCATCGGGCTGATCAGCCACAAGTTGATCCGCCGCCTGGCGCCGGTGTTGCTGGTGCCGCTGTTGCTGAGCAACGCCTGGCTGTGGAGCGAGCACGGGTTCTATCGCCTGAGCCTGGTGGCGCAGTTGCTCGGCTACGCCATCGCCTTGATCGGGTTGCTGGACGTCGGCCACCGCCTGCCCAGGCCTTTCCGCCTAGCCGCGTTCGTGCTGGTGACGCTGGCGGGCATGAGCATCGGGTTGTGGCAGTTTCTGCGCGGCCACCGCTATAGCCAATGGAATCCCGAGCAGAACCGCTAA
- a CDS encoding polysaccharide deacetylase family protein, with protein MSIKHVFKRTGGWLYLNTSMGRHPLRGAGVILMLHRVLNNDRAAELPHRNELCVGPEAFEHLLIWLQRHFECVPLMSLLLADPESVPNRPRVALTFDDGWRDNAMNAFPLLRQYQVPASIFLSTDFVGSRQHFWWESIGETLWGSHGQLARHSLIEHLQQVGRPLPVLLDDIDDERRSLALLHFLQSLKTLDARTLSDLTEACPQGSQPQALDWTQVRMLEDSGLIRFGPHGASHAILTGLDDQRLHEELTRSWIALENGCAQPLPVYCYPNGDHDARVREQVAAHGFPFALGTEAGLYRHDGEPLNLPRFGVSQRNACHPELLAWRIRRGARS; from the coding sequence ATGTCGATCAAACACGTCTTCAAGCGCACCGGCGGCTGGCTGTACCTGAACACGTCGATGGGGCGCCATCCCTTGCGTGGCGCCGGCGTGATCCTGATGTTGCACCGGGTGTTGAACAACGACCGCGCCGCCGAACTGCCGCATCGCAACGAGCTGTGCGTGGGGCCTGAAGCGTTCGAGCACCTGTTGATCTGGCTGCAACGGCATTTTGAATGCGTGCCGTTGATGAGCTTGCTGCTGGCCGACCCGGAAAGCGTTCCGAACCGTCCGCGGGTGGCCCTGACGTTCGACGATGGCTGGCGCGACAACGCCATGAATGCCTTTCCCCTGCTGCGCCAGTACCAAGTGCCGGCGAGCATTTTCCTGTCCACCGATTTTGTTGGCAGCCGCCAGCATTTCTGGTGGGAAAGCATCGGCGAAACCCTCTGGGGCAGCCATGGGCAGCTGGCGCGGCATTCGCTCATCGAGCATTTGCAGCAGGTCGGCCGGCCATTGCCGGTGCTGCTCGATGACATCGACGACGAACGCCGCAGCCTGGCGTTGCTGCATTTCCTGCAAAGCCTGAAAACCCTCGATGCGCGAACCCTGAGCGATCTCACCGAGGCCTGTCCGCAAGGCTCGCAACCCCAGGCATTGGACTGGACCCAGGTGCGCATGCTCGAAGATTCCGGCCTGATCCGCTTCGGCCCCCACGGTGCCAGCCATGCGATCCTGACCGGGCTGGACGACCAGCGCTTGCACGAGGAACTGACCCGCAGCTGGATAGCTTTGGAAAATGGCTGCGCGCAACCCCTGCCGGTGTATTGCTACCCCAACGGTGATCATGATGCACGGGTACGCGAGCAGGTGGCGGCCCACGGTTTTCCGTTTGCACTGGGCACCGAGGCCGGGCTGTATCGCCACGATGGCGAGCCCTTGAACCTGCCACGCTTCGGCGTCAGCCAGCGCAATGCCTGCCACCCCGAGTTGCTGGCCTGGCGCATTCGTCGAGGAGCCCGCTCATGA
- a CDS encoding lipopolysaccharide biosynthesis protein, with protein MSRAHYLKHLALSMGTRLAMIALRLLRNVLLARILGPSERGLFALLSTLPDLISAATSGGLNSAVGYQAAQQRSMGLLLSQVLVFGCLLAGLLTLLVVALVREFGGELDITTQLGLLAWLLLLAVPLTVLKSGLLTLHNASGGVGAFNALRLMESLAPLLLFVALFWMWQDKALEAALISWLAGLSLVVLAGWMWLRRDHAVELQWDRAGQNELLRYGARSHPDLLFQQVVLRSDFLFIGALLGSTALGHYAMASAAAELLLIVPEAVTTPLMKRLLQQDRDMQRLTPLALRLTATVMLGACLGMALIGEWLIVTLFGVAYQPAYPALLALLPGLFGLCYASILRLDLLGKDRPGTVSLLMGVGALLNLALNLVLIPRYGIVGAAAASSIAYLGVTLALLGMYCRLSGVALWQTLIILPSDLLPMRQMLLGKSA; from the coding sequence ATGAGCCGAGCCCATTACCTCAAGCACCTGGCACTGAGCATGGGCACGCGCCTGGCGATGATCGCTCTGCGCCTGCTGCGCAACGTGTTGCTGGCAAGGATCCTGGGGCCCAGCGAGCGTGGGCTGTTTGCATTGCTCAGTACCCTGCCCGACCTGATCAGCGCGGCCACCAGCGGTGGCCTGAATTCCGCCGTCGGTTACCAGGCGGCGCAGCAGCGCTCGATGGGCTTGTTGCTCAGCCAGGTGCTGGTGTTCGGTTGTCTGTTGGCCGGGTTGTTGACCTTGTTGGTGGTGGCGCTGGTGCGTGAGTTCGGTGGTGAGCTGGACATCACCACGCAATTGGGATTGCTGGCCTGGCTGCTGTTGCTGGCCGTACCGCTGACCGTGCTCAAGAGTGGCCTGCTGACGCTGCACAATGCCTCGGGCGGCGTGGGCGCGTTCAACGCGTTGCGGCTGATGGAGTCGCTGGCACCGCTGTTGTTGTTCGTGGCGCTGTTCTGGATGTGGCAAGACAAGGCGCTGGAGGCGGCACTGATCAGTTGGCTGGCGGGCTTGAGCCTGGTGGTGCTGGCCGGCTGGATGTGGTTGCGCCGCGATCATGCGGTCGAGCTGCAGTGGGATCGCGCTGGCCAGAACGAGCTGTTGCGCTACGGCGCCCGCAGCCATCCTGACCTGTTGTTCCAGCAAGTGGTGCTGCGCTCGGATTTCCTGTTCATCGGCGCCCTGCTGGGCAGCACGGCGCTGGGGCACTACGCCATGGCCAGCGCCGCGGCGGAACTGCTGCTGATCGTGCCGGAAGCGGTCACCACGCCGCTGATGAAACGCCTGCTGCAGCAAGACCGCGACATGCAGCGCCTGACCCCGCTGGCCTTGCGCCTGACCGCCACGGTGATGCTTGGCGCTTGCCTGGGCATGGCGCTGATTGGCGAGTGGCTGATCGTCACGCTGTTCGGCGTCGCCTATCAACCGGCCTACCCGGCCCTGCTGGCGCTGCTGCCGGGGCTGTTCGGGCTCTGCTACGCGAGCATCCTGCGCCTGGATCTGCTGGGCAAGGACCGACCCGGCACGGTGTCGCTGCTGATGGGCGTCGGCGCGCTGCTGAACCTGGCGCTGAACCTGGTCCTGATACCGCGCTACGGCATCGTCGGCGCGGCCGCCGCGTCGTCGATCGCCTATCTGGGGGTAACGCTGGCGCTGCTGGGCATGTACTGCCGCCTCAGCGGCGTGGCGCTGTGGCAGACACTGATCATCCTGCCCAGCGATTTGCTGCCGATGCGCCAGATGCTGCTGGGGAAATCCGCGTGA
- a CDS encoding N-acetyltransferase, producing the protein MNALQKLRDRIQKKGLRSVFKLLIRRFVFFHSQLVWLEHDVRIPLRPHTLRPYPPVRREFITVENADAFARHFGDRVETMRELAAEGYTGLMYLDDKGDTVGFAWASTRDYFDRHFYGCWFPIKPGEYFQFGGEMIRAYWGSQLSADVQTDIWKVMADKGCDKMVDVCDLENTPAIKMHIRMDFQERGQITHVYCLFGRFRFFRDTFYSGSVLDGFRKPARPVASAAAA; encoded by the coding sequence ATGAACGCTCTGCAAAAACTGCGTGATCGCATTCAGAAAAAAGGCCTGCGTTCCGTTTTCAAATTGCTGATACGCCGCTTCGTGTTTTTCCATTCGCAACTGGTATGGCTGGAGCACGATGTGAGAATCCCGCTGCGGCCGCATACCCTCAGGCCCTACCCACCGGTACGTCGCGAGTTCATCACTGTCGAAAACGCCGACGCTTTCGCCAGGCATTTCGGCGACCGCGTCGAAACCATGCGCGAGCTGGCCGCCGAAGGTTATACCGGCCTGATGTACCTGGACGACAAGGGCGACACCGTAGGTTTCGCCTGGGCCAGTACACGAGACTATTTTGATCGCCACTTCTATGGCTGCTGGTTCCCGATCAAGCCGGGTGAATACTTCCAGTTCGGTGGCGAGATGATCCGTGCGTACTGGGGCTCCCAATTGTCGGCGGATGTACAAACCGACATTTGGAAAGTCATGGCGGACAAGGGCTGCGACAAGATGGTCGATGTCTGCGACCTGGAGAACACCCCAGCGATCAAGATGCACATCCGCATGGACTTCCAGGAACGCGGCCAGATCACCCATGTGTATTGCCTGTTCGGTCGCTTCCGGTTCTTCCGCGACACGTTCTACAGCGGCTCGGTACTCGACGGCTTCCGTAAACCGGCGCGGCCGGTTGCATCGGCTGCGGCGGCCTGA
- a CDS encoding GNAT family N-acetyltransferase: MAIRFQWCRSMSAAEFPATAYEELRTQVVDATPFNTLAWLQAAEFALAPDQQLHVLLGWQDQTLCLCLPLVAGRERIGGLRFRVLHHLGFPLADRIALLVRLDAEAMGQALVQIRQQVPHALLQLNEVIEPVGEQSVLSAWMALSSTGERRLGCRVPVHLISDSDHQEITGDPRYKLRRARKRIAACGAEIRRVTPDAIGMGHLLRALAEVEAASWKGEEGVGIFADPGRRQWMNLAFTALAAQGLVRVVMLELNGECISYRLGLLDQGRLYDYNLAFLPRHADLGSGRVLLEEWIRWGLDENWRWIDASRVSLENSSHQLHERMTGQLEHWRWSFYSWRPDGLLLGFALRLWKSLKPWLGKRRAKPSATTSPTAQKPEDTHASPSDRQR, from the coding sequence ATGGCGATCCGGTTCCAGTGGTGTCGCTCCATGAGCGCGGCGGAGTTTCCTGCAACGGCTTATGAAGAGCTGCGGACCCAGGTGGTCGACGCTACGCCGTTCAATACGCTGGCCTGGTTGCAAGCGGCGGAATTCGCCCTCGCGCCCGACCAGCAACTCCATGTGCTGCTGGGCTGGCAGGACCAGACACTGTGCCTGTGCCTGCCGCTGGTCGCGGGCCGCGAGCGCATCGGCGGGCTGCGCTTTCGGGTGTTGCATCACTTGGGGTTTCCACTGGCTGACCGGATCGCCCTGCTGGTGCGCCTGGACGCCGAAGCCATGGGCCAGGCGCTGGTGCAGATCCGCCAGCAGGTGCCCCACGCGTTGCTGCAATTGAATGAAGTAATCGAGCCGGTCGGCGAACAAAGCGTGCTCAGTGCCTGGATGGCGCTGAGTTCCACCGGCGAACGGCGGCTCGGTTGCCGGGTCCCGGTGCATCTGATCAGCGACAGCGACCATCAGGAAATCACCGGCGATCCGCGTTACAAGTTGCGCCGCGCGCGCAAGCGGATCGCCGCTTGCGGTGCCGAAATACGTCGGGTGACGCCAGATGCCATCGGCATGGGGCATCTGCTGCGGGCTCTCGCTGAAGTCGAGGCGGCCAGTTGGAAAGGCGAAGAAGGTGTCGGCATCTTCGCCGACCCCGGGCGCCGGCAATGGATGAACCTTGCCTTCACCGCCCTCGCCGCTCAAGGCCTGGTGCGGGTGGTGATGCTGGAGCTGAACGGCGAGTGCATCAGCTATCGCCTCGGCCTCCTCGACCAGGGACGGCTGTATGACTACAACCTGGCGTTCCTGCCGCGGCACGCCGACCTGGGCAGCGGTCGGGTCTTGCTCGAAGAGTGGATCCGCTGGGGGCTGGACGAGAACTGGCGGTGGATCGATGCATCGCGCGTCAGTCTGGAGAATTCCAGCCATCAACTGCACGAACGCATGACCGGCCAACTTGAGCACTGGCGCTGGAGTTTCTATTCCTGGCGGCCCGATGGCCTGCTCCTGGGGTTCGCCCTGCGGCTATGGAAAAGCCTGAAGCCCTGGCTCGGCAAGCGCCGCGCCAAACCGTCCGCGACGACGTCGCCCACTGCCCAAAAGCCGGAGGACACGCATGCCTCGCCAAGTGATCGTCAACGCTGA
- a CDS encoding ChbG/HpnK family deacetylase codes for MPRQVIVNADDFGLSLDENQLILRAFEAGVISSATAMANMPGFDQACELARHPLLEGRIGLHFNLSYGPPLSQAIRTRQTFCNATGEFDLNLSRYSLRLGTDDLAAVEEELQAQWQYCLDRGLRPSHLDSHQHVHNIWPVGELVARFAARQGVPMRLARNLGPNLSVAKRIFKTLLNRRLRRLCGATADYVCTPADLHHAAPPKHGSLEVIVHPLQLDGDFGDASLALDNSLTQVLHRRLAGVPKVGYGESGREFERVEFGDLY; via the coding sequence ATGCCTCGCCAAGTGATCGTCAACGCTGATGACTTCGGGCTCAGCCTCGATGAAAACCAGTTGATTCTGCGAGCCTTCGAGGCGGGCGTGATCAGCTCCGCCACGGCCATGGCCAACATGCCGGGGTTTGACCAGGCGTGTGAACTGGCCCGACACCCACTGCTTGAAGGGCGCATCGGCCTGCATTTCAATCTCAGTTACGGACCGCCGCTGAGTCAGGCAATCAGGACACGGCAGACGTTCTGCAATGCAACCGGCGAATTCGACCTCAATCTGTCGCGCTACAGCCTGCGACTGGGGACGGACGATCTGGCGGCCGTGGAAGAAGAACTCCAGGCGCAGTGGCAATACTGCCTGGACCGTGGCCTGCGTCCGAGCCATCTGGACTCTCATCAGCATGTACACAACATCTGGCCCGTCGGCGAACTGGTGGCTCGCTTCGCCGCTCGGCAAGGCGTGCCCATGCGCCTGGCACGTAACCTGGGACCGAACCTGAGCGTGGCCAAACGCATCTTCAAAACCCTGCTCAACCGCCGCTTGCGCAGGCTCTGCGGCGCAACGGCGGATTATGTCTGCACGCCAGCGGACCTGCATCACGCGGCCCCACCGAAGCATGGTTCGCTGGAAGTGATCGTTCATCCGCTGCAGCTGGACGGGGATTTTGGCGACGCTAGCCTGGCCCTCGACAACTCGCTGACCCAAGTGCTGCACAGGCGCCTGGCGGGGGTGCCGAAGGTGGGGTATGGCGAGAGTGGGCGGGAGTTTGAGCGAGTTGAGTTTGGAGATCTGTATTGA
- a CDS encoding alpha/beta hydrolase — MPSSLLSRLRQRWLAWLFMAAMVVGLPVGCAVLQHKERELVFRIEPGTASWFSGLPSGVQEFDLKPKSFKAGENIHGWWWPAERKNAPAILYLHGVRWNLTGQLFRIQQLRALGYSVMAIDYRGFGKSQGGLPSEASVYEDARIAWERLAVLQPDPALRLIYGHSLGGAVAVDLAAELGQEAAKNGTPVPARGLVIESTFTSLGDVATAMANTSLPVRWLLSQKFDSIDKIGEINMPLLIVHGAADRYVPPRFSEQLFNAAREPKRLLLVPGATHNNSMSLAGRTYRQALDALMNTRPSPVAGNAQASPAKAG; from the coding sequence ATGCCTTCATCCTTACTTTCTCGCCTCAGGCAACGCTGGCTGGCCTGGTTGTTCATGGCCGCGATGGTGGTCGGCCTGCCGGTGGGCTGCGCGGTGTTGCAGCACAAGGAACGCGAGCTGGTGTTCCGCATCGAGCCGGGGACGGCGAGCTGGTTCAGTGGCCTTCCCAGCGGTGTGCAGGAGTTCGACCTCAAGCCCAAGAGCTTCAAGGCCGGGGAAAATATCCACGGCTGGTGGTGGCCGGCCGAACGCAAGAACGCGCCCGCCATCCTCTACCTGCACGGCGTGCGCTGGAACCTGACCGGCCAGCTGTTTCGCATCCAGCAATTGCGGGCTCTGGGCTATTCGGTCATGGCGATCGATTACCGTGGCTTTGGCAAAAGCCAAGGGGGGCTGCCCTCTGAAGCCAGCGTGTATGAGGATGCAAGAATCGCCTGGGAACGTCTTGCGGTGCTGCAACCAGACCCGGCCCTGCGCCTGATCTACGGCCATTCCCTGGGCGGTGCCGTCGCGGTGGATCTTGCGGCGGAGCTGGGTCAGGAGGCGGCAAAAAATGGCACCCCCGTGCCCGCCCGAGGCCTGGTCATCGAATCGACCTTCACGTCCCTGGGCGATGTCGCCACCGCCATGGCCAACACTTCCCTGCCGGTGCGCTGGCTGTTGTCGCAGAAGTTCGATTCCATCGACAAGATCGGCGAGATCAACATGCCGTTGTTGATCGTCCATGGCGCCGCCGACCGCTACGTACCACCACGCTTCAGCGAGCAGCTGTTCAACGCTGCCCGGGAACCCAAGCGTTTGTTGTTGGTGCCGGGCGCCACGCATAACAACAGCATGAGCCTGGCGGGCCGCACGTATCGGCAGGCGTTGGATGCGTTGATGAACACCCGCCCATCCCCGGTGGCCGGAAACGCCCAGGCAAGCCCGGCCAAGGCCGGTTAA